The window ATCTTCGCTATTCCATACTACCGTTGCTCCTAATGCTTCAAAAATGCTCCTTATAGGAACAAGCGTTGTTCCTTTTTCGTTAATTGGCTCAACAGGAAATGTCATAACTTCACCATTTAAGCTTATTTCGCTAATATCCTTTGCATATATTACACCTGTAAAAAGTAGCATAACACATATTGATATTAATAATATTTTCTTCATTATCTACACTCCTTAAAATTTTTACTATTGCTGTACTTATCCAAATTGTTAAAGATAGATTTTTCATAAATTATATTATGAACAGTTCTTCTTTTCTCAGTACTAAATATTAGATCTTATATAATATTAAGGTATATTTTACCATAACATAGCACATTTTCATACTTATTGTATATTTGTGATCGATTATATTTTCACTGAAATTTTTAGTATATTAGTTTAAGAAAGTAAAAGTAAATACATACTTTCTAAATATGATTTATCAGATAAACAAAAGAAAAAGATTATAGTTAAGTGTAAAAAAGAGATTAGTCTTTTGATTTAAGAATTTTCAATAGAAATATTTTGTTAGAACTGAGAACAACCTTCTAATATAATAATAAATTCTCTGAACATACTAATATAATAAAATTTAAAATACATAAAAAGGAGAGATTAGAATGAAAATGACTAAACTTGAAAGAGAAATCATGAATGACGAGATTACACCAGTTGAACTGTTAGATTATTTCCGATTCAAAGATGCTGTAGAAGATTTGACAATTCAAGAAGTAGAAGAATATATAGAAAATATAAAGAATAAATTTGCAGGGGTTAAAAGAACTAGAACAGGTGAGAAATTAAGTGCTGAACAAATAAATGCCAGAAAAAAAATTCAGACACAACATAAAAAAGTAACACAAAGTAAAAAAACAACTATAAACAAAAATATTGAAGAAAATAAACAAAAAACAGAATTGCAATCTATATACAAAAATATGGAGGAAGAAGGGGTAAAATATGCTGAGAAACATTTACAAAGCAACACCTATGAAAAGTTAATTGACTTGGAGCAAGTTCATGAAGACCTTGTTGGTAAGTTAGACTTTAATTTACTTTTATTAGAAGAAAAATATGGAGAATTAACTAAAGAAGCAAAGGAAAAATATATAACTACGTTTTTAGAATGTTTGAGAAGTAGTATTATGAAAAAACATATTCATTAATTTAGAAGGTGGTTCAACAACCAAAACAGTAGCTTTGATTGGCTACTGTTTTAGTTGTTTGTGTTTATGTAGTTTGACTACTATTAGTTTTTTACGTATATATAAAACCCCTCCTGATTATGATTCAGAAGTTTTTAAACTTGTAATGTTGTCGATAATTTTCAATTTATACTTTATGTTTAATTAGACAGTGACTTGCACTGCTCAAACTTACAATAATTAATAAATAAAAATTTGTATAAAATAAAGCACTAGTAAGTGTACTGGGTAAAATGCATAAAACACATACTTATTAACTCTAGGATTAAGATTAGTGTTTATGTAGATAAAAGGCAAACTTAAAATTGCAAATCCTTGTTTACCTATAGATACACCTAAAATCATCAAGTCATTACCCAAGAAAAATGGTATAGAGAGTAATACCCCTATAATAGTTGCAGATATAATAGGATTATTTCTACATAGAAAAAACACTATCATTAAAATAACACCATCTATACCATAATCGAAATTAAATAATCCAACAACCAGCAAACCCAAAACAGATATCCACCATTTCCTATCTTTTAATCCATAAACTACTGATAGTCCAATTATAAGTGTAAAAAATATATTCCAAATAAATATATTTTCTACAAAACCATTCCAGGTAGGATGATTTGCTAAAGCATAAATAGGCTGAGAAATTAATGCAAATATAAATAATCTCAAAATATATTTTTTGATATCATGTGTATACAAGCATCCAACCACAATACAATATGCAAAAATAGGAAAAGCAATCCTTCCTATAATTTGAAAATATAAAACATCAGGGAAAAGGATTTTACCAGTATGATCAAATGTCATTGCAATGATTGCAATGATCTTTAAAAAATTAGTATCTAAATTTGAAGCTATTCTACGTTCTTCTACTTTGAACATTATATTTCCTCCTTTATACTGTTTTAATATATATATCAAAATTTTTTATAATTTTAACATACAAATGACTTTGCATAATGTAAGCCATTATTTTTTTCTATTTTTTTCCATATATATTCTACCATAATATATCCTAATTTTATATTTTATTTATACAAGAAAAACTAGTAGCTTTAGTTGACTACTAGTTTTAGCTGTTTATGTTTATGAACATTCAAACTTTTTAGAATATATACAGAAGGTTTAGTAGCAGCAGAATAGAAATTGCAGTTGATTTTATGGTATAATTTACTAAAACAAACTTAATTAAAACAGAAAGGAGAAATATGACTTTAATCAATAAAATTTTTAATTTTTTAATTATCAATTTTTTCAATTCAAAATTACAAAAAGTCCTCTTAATTACTTCTGTTATACCATTAATTATTTTAAAATTAATTAACGAAATAC is drawn from Tepidibacter hydrothermalis and contains these coding sequences:
- a CDS encoding TraX family protein, encoding MFKVEERRIASNLDTNFLKIIAIIAMTFDHTGKILFPDVLYFQIIGRIAFPIFAYCIVVGCLYTHDIKKYILRLFIFALISQPIYALANHPTWNGFVENIFIWNIFFTLIIGLSVVYGLKDRKWWISVLGLLVVGLFNFDYGIDGVILMIVFFLCRNNPIISATIIGVLLSIPFFLGNDLMILGVSIGKQGFAILSLPFIYINTNLNPRVNKYVFYAFYPVHLLVLYFIQIFIY